From Brassica oleracea var. oleracea cultivar TO1000 chromosome C3, BOL, whole genome shotgun sequence, a single genomic window includes:
- the LOC106332983 gene encoding receptor-like protein 12, producing the protein MMILLSHCYCVSGFFVIYVSLLLHPLASPTLHFCRHDQRDALLDFIDEFPFDESITNTWVTSWNKSSDCCHWKGVTCDGKYGQVISLELNETFLNSSLKSSSSLFRLQYLRHLNLSSCNLQGEISSSLGNLSRLTSVDLSYNKLVGAIPVSLAKLTKLSYISLNSNNFTSTLPSDMSGFHNLEHFDVSKNSFVGSFPKSLFSISSLQYVSLGDNQFTGAVEFVNTFSSSSKLHFLGLSRNRFDGPIPESISKFLNLRQLYMSGNNVTGSIPRSISKLVNLTDLHLSNNKLIGQVPSFLWRMTTMTLSHNLFSSFENSSQETLIQILDLSYNSFQGPFPHWICKLKGLRYLDLSNNLFNGSIPPCLSNSIVSLTEMNLRNNSFGGALPDIFVDATKLRSLDVSHNQLEGKFPNSLINCKALQLLSVESNRIKDEFPYWLGSLSSLNVLILRSNEFYGPLYHRHVSNGFQSLRVMDVSHNDFTGTLPPHYFASWHVMTTLTEGNDYMVNFVKYYSRYLLIYRSMEMVNKGVETRFERIQKDFRAIDFSGNKICGKIPESLCFLKGLRLLNLSGNAFTSDIPRSLANLTNLEALDLSRNKLSGQIPQDFGKLSFLSYMNFSHNLLHGPVPRGTQIQRQECSSFLDNPGLYGLEEICQHTYTLNPTIQQVEEHSETEEQMFSWLAAGIAYGPGVLCGLVIGHIFLSHNHA; encoded by the coding sequence ATGATGATCCTCCTAAGCCATTGTTATTGCGTTTCTGGTTTTTTCGTTATATACGTATCCCTCTTACTACACCCGCTTGCTTCTCCTACACTCCACTTTTGCCGCCACGACCAGAGGGATGCTCTTTTGGACTTCATAGACGAGTTTCCATTTGATGAGTCTATAACTAATACATGGGTAACTTCGTGGAATAAGAGCAGTGATTGTTGTCACTGGAAGGGTGTCACCTGTGATGGTAAATATGGTCAAGTGATATCGCTCGAACTTAATGAGACCTTTCTCAACAGCTCTCTGAAAAGTAGCAGCAGCCTTTTCAGACTTCAATATCTTCGTCACCTAAACCTTAGCAGTTGCAATCTCCAAGGAGAGATTTCTTCTTCATTAGGTAACCTTTCTCGTCTCACTTCTGTTGACCTTTCTTATAATAAATTGGTCGGTGCCATTCCAGTTTCATTAGCCAAGTTAACAAAGCTTTCCTATATTAGCCTCAACTCTAATAACTTCACATCCACGCTTCCATCAGACATGAGTGGATTCCACAACTTAGAGCATTTTGATGTTAGTAAAAACTCGTTTGTCGGGTCTTTCCCTAAATCCTTGTTCTCGATTTCTTCGTTACAATATGTAAGTTTGGGAGATAACCAATTCACAGGAGCTGTAGAGTTTGTGAATACATTTTCATCATCATCCAAGCTTCATTTTCTTGGCCTTTCCCGTAACAGGTTCGATGGCCCAATCCCTGAATCTATATCTAAATTTCTCAACCTCAGACAACTATATATGAGCGGAAACAATGTAACCGGGTCAATTCCTAGATCTATATCAAAGTTGGTCAACCTCACAGATTTACATCTTTCCAACAACAAGTTAATAGGTCAAGTACCAAGTTTCTTATGGAGAATGACAACAATGACTCTTTCTCACAACCTTTTCAGCAGTTTTGAAAACTCTTCGCAAGAAACGCTGATCCAAATATTGGATCTAAGTTATAATTCATTTCAAGGACCATTCCCTCATTGGATCTGCAAGCTTAAAGGGTTGAGATATTTGGATTTGTCTAACAATCTCTTCAACGGCTCGATTCCTCCTTGTTTAAGTAACTCGATTGTTTCTCTTACGGAGATGAATCTACGTAACAATAGTTTCGGTGGAGCTCTTCCAGATATATTTGTCGATGCTACCAAGTTACGATCATTAGACGTTAGTCACAATCAGTTGGAAGGAAAGTTCCCAAACTCCTTAATAAATTGCAAAGCGTTACAACTTTTGAGTGTGGAAAGCAACAGAATCAAAGATGAGTTTCCATATTGGTTAGGATCTCTATCGTCATTAAACGTTCTCATACTCAGATCGAATGAGTTCTACGGGCCGCTGTATCATCGACATGTGTCTAATGGGTTTCAGAGTTTGAGAGTGATGGATGTTTCGCATAATGACTTCACTGGAACTCTCCCGCCTCACTATTTTGCCAGCTGGCATGTGATGACCACATTGACCGAAGGAAACGACTACATGGTAAATTTCGTTAAGTATTATTCTCGCTACCTGCTGATATATCGCTCGATGGAGATGGTGAACAAAGGAGTAGAGACGAGGTTTGAACGCATCCAAAAAGACTTCAGAGCCATTGATTTTTCTGGAAACAAAATTTGTGGAAAAATCCCTGAATCTTTGTGCTTTTTGAAAGGATTGCGTCTACTCAACTTGTCAGGTAACGCCTTCACAAGTGACATCCCACGATCGTTGGCAAATTTGACAAATCTCGAGGCGTTAGACCTCTCGAGAAATAAATTGTCAGGTCAAATCCCTCAAGATTTTGGTAAACTCTCCTTTCTGTCCTACATGAACTTCTCTCATAATCTTCTCCACGGTCCAGTGCCACGAGGCACACAGATTCAGAGGCAGGAATGTTCTTCATTCCTGGACAACCCTGGCCTCTACGGACTTGAAGAGATCTGTCAACATACCTATACCCTGAATCCTACAATACAGCAAGTCGAAGAACATTCAGAGACAGAAGAACAAATGTTCAGCTGGTTAGCAGCTGGAATAGCCTATGGACCTGGTGTATTATGTGGCTTGGTGATCGGACATATCTTCCTTTCACACAATCATGCATAG
- the LOC106329339 gene encoding cell division control protein 45 homolog isoform X2 has product MVRIQKVESFYAKLRESAKDSQNPLLIFPSSSDVDSICALKVITHILESDSIQYSCFPVSSFLEIHKYAGPGLCSSSESPVTILLINWGCHRDLRLVLTLGPKARVFVVDSHRPIHLHNLSDGNESVVVLHTDDDERQADLAYDFDVLKLANESYQMHQESADVDESEEEEEEEEEEESDGDSDRPSKRRKMVGDGVKLFKKLKRDYYKMGTFHGKPSGCLLFELSHMLRKNTNELLWLACVSLTDQFVHERLTDERYQAAVMELEQHINSSGNIDKVTSVTLKDGTKVRAPDCSRISYEEEPRLMLLREWNLFDSMLCSSYIATKLKTWSDNGIKKLKLLLARMGFALIECQQKFPYMNNEVKRKMKQEFDRFLPEYGLNDFYYRSFLRLHGYSSRVSAADVVYGITALLESFLGSGGCSASQQFGEAYDALSLNNLDKLRSGMQQAIKVQRAILRQGSAAITKTGCIRSGRKFRWVKVEDSIDAKYLGYPQALTKFCYFLMDALREKGARMKPMLCACASQELGKILVVGVCGKPRLGAVRGNAFGNAFRKAVQESRADYFHELFESSWIVLDASAVNSFMIRLTENL; this is encoded by the exons ATGGTGAGGATCCAGAAAGTAGAATCCTTTTACGCCAAGCTTCGCGAATCAGCAAAGGATTCACAGAACCCTCTTCTGATATTCCCTTCCTCATCCGACGTGGACTCGATCTGCGCCCTCAAGGTCATCACTCACATCCTCGAATCCGATTCGATCCAGTACTCGTGTTTCCCCGTCTCTTCGTTTCTCGAGATCCACAAGTACGCAGGCCCTGGGCTGTGCTCTTCCTCGGAGAGTCCCGTGACTATACTTTTGATTAACTGGGGCTGTCACCGTGATTTGAGGCTCGTGCTTACGCTAGGTCCTAAGGCTCGTGTCTTTGTGGTGGATAGTCATAGGCCTATTCATTTGCATAATCTGAGCGATGGTAATGAGAGCGTTGTTGTTCTTCACACTGATGATGATGAGAGGCAAGCGGATTTAGCTTATGATTTTGATGTCTTGAAGTTGGCTAATGAGAGTTATCAGATGCATCAAGAAAGTGCTGATGTTGATGAAAGTGAAGAAGAAGAGGAGGAGGAGGAGGAAGAAGAGAGTGATGGTGATAGTGATAGGCCAAGTAAGAGGAGGAAGATGGTTGGTGATGGTGTGAAGCTTTTCAAGAAGCTGAAGAGGGATTACTACAAGATGGGGACTTTCCATGGGAAGCCATCTGGATGCTTGCTCTTTGAGCTCTCTCACATGTTGAGGAAGAACACTAACGAGTTGCTCTGGCTGGCTTGCGTTTCCTTGACTGATCAGTTCGTTCACGAGAGGCTAACCGACGAGAGATACCAAGCTGCGGTGATGGAGCTCGAGCAGCACATCAACAGCTCCGGTAACATAGATAAAGTCACTTCCGTTACTCTAAAAGACGGAACCAAGGTTCGAGCGCCGGACTGTTCGAGAATCTCTTACGAAGAAGAGCCTAGGCTTATGCTCCTGAGAGAGTGGAACTTGTTTGACTCCATGCTTTGCTCCTCGTACATCGCGACCAAGCTCAAGACGTGGAGCGATAACGGGATCAAGAAGCTTAAGCTTCTTCTAGCGCGTATGGGGTTCGCGCTTATTGAGTGCCAGCAGAAGTTTCCGTACATGAACAACGAGGTGAAGAGGAAAATGAAGCAAGAGTTTGATCGGTTTTTGCCTGAGTATGGTTTAAATGATTTCTACTACAGGAGCTTCTTGCGGCTTCATGGATACAGCTCAAGAGTCTCTGCTGCTGATGTTGTCTACGGTATTACAGCGCTTCTTGAATCGTTTCTTG GTTCAGGTGGCTGCTCTGCTTCACAGCAGTTTGGAGAAGCTTATGATGCTTTGTCCTTGAACAATCTTGATAAGCTTCGGTCCGGGATGCAACAAGCAATCAAGGTTCAAAGAGCGATTCTCAGACAAGGAAGTGCAGCAATTACCAAGACAGGATGCATCAGAAGTGGAAGGAAGTTCAGATGGGTGAAGGTTGAGGATTCCATTGACGCTAAGTATTTGGGATATCCTCAGGCTTTGACTAAGTTCTGTTACTTTCTGATGGATGCTTTGAGGGAGAAAGGAGCTAGGATGAAACCGATGCTATGTGCCTGCGCCTCTCAAGAGCTAGGGAAGATACTTGTGGTTGGAGTTTGTGGGAAGCCGAGGCTTGGTGCGGTAAGAGGGAATGCGTTTGGTAATGCATTTAGAAAAGCAGTTCAAGAGAGTAGAGCTGATTACTTTCATGAGCTGTTTGAGTCTTCGTGGATCGTCTTAGATGCTTCTGCTGTTAACTCTTTCATGATTAGATTAACTGAGAACCTTTGA
- the LOC106329339 gene encoding cell division control protein 45 homolog isoform X1 produces MVRIQKVESFYAKLRESAKDSQNPLLIFPSSSDVDSICALKVITHILESDSIQYSCFPVSSFLEIHKYAGPGLCSSSESPVTILLINWGCHRDLRLVLTLGPKARVFVVDSHRPIHLHNLSDGNESVVVLHTDDDERQADLAYDFDVLKLANESYQMHQESADVDESEEEEEEEEEEESDGDSDRPSKRRKMVGDGVKLFKKLKRDYYKMGTFHGKPSGCLLFELSHMLRKNTNELLWLACVSLTDQFVHERLTDERYQAAVMELEQHINSSGNIDKVTSVTLKDGTKVRAPDCSRISYEEEPRLMLLREWNLFDSMLCSSYIATKLKTWSDNGIKKLKLLLARMGFALIECQQKFPYMNNEVKRKMKQEFDRFLPEYGLNDFYYRSFLRLHGYSSRVSAADVVYGITALLESFLGSGGCSASQQFGEAYDALSLNNLDKLRSGMQQAIKVQRAILRQGSAAITKTGCIRSGRKFRWVKVEDSIDAKYLGYPQALTKFCYFLMDALREKGARMKPMLCACASQELGKILVVGVCGKPRLGAVRGNAFGNAFRKAVQESRADYFHELFESSWIVLDASAVNSFMIRLTENL; encoded by the coding sequence ATGGTGAGGATCCAGAAAGTAGAATCCTTTTACGCCAAGCTTCGCGAATCAGCAAAGGATTCACAGAACCCTCTTCTGATATTCCCTTCCTCATCCGACGTGGACTCGATCTGCGCCCTCAAGGTCATCACTCACATCCTCGAATCCGATTCGATCCAGTACTCGTGTTTCCCCGTCTCTTCGTTTCTCGAGATCCACAAGTACGCAGGCCCTGGGCTGTGCTCTTCCTCGGAGAGTCCCGTGACTATACTTTTGATTAACTGGGGCTGTCACCGTGATTTGAGGCTCGTGCTTACGCTAGGTCCTAAGGCTCGTGTCTTTGTGGTGGATAGTCATAGGCCTATTCATTTGCATAATCTGAGCGATGGTAATGAGAGCGTTGTTGTTCTTCACACTGATGATGATGAGAGGCAAGCGGATTTAGCTTATGATTTTGATGTCTTGAAGTTGGCTAATGAGAGTTATCAGATGCATCAAGAAAGTGCTGATGTTGATGAAAGTGAAGAAGAAGAGGAGGAGGAGGAGGAAGAAGAGAGTGATGGTGATAGTGATAGGCCAAGTAAGAGGAGGAAGATGGTTGGTGATGGTGTGAAGCTTTTCAAGAAGCTGAAGAGGGATTACTACAAGATGGGGACTTTCCATGGGAAGCCATCTGGATGCTTGCTCTTTGAGCTCTCTCACATGTTGAGGAAGAACACTAACGAGTTGCTCTGGCTGGCTTGCGTTTCCTTGACTGATCAGTTCGTTCACGAGAGGCTAACCGACGAGAGATACCAAGCTGCGGTGATGGAGCTCGAGCAGCACATCAACAGCTCCGGTAACATAGATAAAGTCACTTCCGTTACTCTAAAAGACGGAACCAAGGTTCGAGCGCCGGACTGTTCGAGAATCTCTTACGAAGAAGAGCCTAGGCTTATGCTCCTGAGAGAGTGGAACTTGTTTGACTCCATGCTTTGCTCCTCGTACATCGCGACCAAGCTCAAGACGTGGAGCGATAACGGGATCAAGAAGCTTAAGCTTCTTCTAGCGCGTATGGGGTTCGCGCTTATTGAGTGCCAGCAGAAGTTTCCGTACATGAACAACGAGGTGAAGAGGAAAATGAAGCAAGAGTTTGATCGGTTTTTGCCTGAGTATGGTTTAAATGATTTCTACTACAGGAGCTTCTTGCGGCTTCATGGATACAGCTCAAGAGTCTCTGCTGCTGATGTTGTCTACGGTATTACAGCGCTTCTTGAATCGTTTCTTGGTTCAGGTGGCTGCTCTGCTTCACAGCAGTTTGGAGAAGCTTATGATGCTTTGTCCTTGAACAATCTTGATAAGCTTCGGTCCGGGATGCAACAAGCAATCAAGGTTCAAAGAGCGATTCTCAGACAAGGAAGTGCAGCAATTACCAAGACAGGATGCATCAGAAGTGGAAGGAAGTTCAGATGGGTGAAGGTTGAGGATTCCATTGACGCTAAGTATTTGGGATATCCTCAGGCTTTGACTAAGTTCTGTTACTTTCTGATGGATGCTTTGAGGGAGAAAGGAGCTAGGATGAAACCGATGCTATGTGCCTGCGCCTCTCAAGAGCTAGGGAAGATACTTGTGGTTGGAGTTTGTGGGAAGCCGAGGCTTGGTGCGGTAAGAGGGAATGCGTTTGGTAATGCATTTAGAAAAGCAGTTCAAGAGAGTAGAGCTGATTACTTTCATGAGCTGTTTGAGTCTTCGTGGATCGTCTTAGATGCTTCTGCTGTTAACTCTTTCATGATTAGATTAACTGAGAACCTTTGA